DNA from Salinispora arenicola:
CATCCGCTGGTGGAACCGCAGCCCTCGCAGACGTAGCAGCTGCCGGCCGGGCGCATCTTCGTACCGCAGGTGAAACAGAGCGGAGCGTCCGCGGCCTTGCCGATCACGGCCTCCAGCAGTTCGGTGCTGGAACCGACCGACGGCGCCGGCAGCGCCGCCGCGACGTCGCGCAGCTCCTGCGCCGGCTGGGCGACGGGGCCGGTCTTCGGCTCCTCCGGTCGGGTCTCGACCGGCGCGGAGGAGGCCATCGCGGTGAGATCCGCCGTGTTCGCCTCCACCTCCGCCTCGGCCGCGAGCTGGGCGGCCCGCTCCTTGGCGGTGAAGATACCCAGCTCCGCACGGCGCTCGTACGGCAGGAAGTCCAGGGCCAGGCGGCGGAAGATGTAGTCCATCACCGAGGCGGCCATCCGCACGTCCGGGTCGTCGGTCATGCCGGCCGGTTCGAAGCGCATGTTGGTGAACTTGCTGACGTACGTCTCCAGCGGGACGCCGTGCTGGAGACCGATGGAGATAGCCACCGAGAAGGCGTCCATCACGCCGGCCAGGGTCGAACCCTGCTTCGACATCTTGAGGAAGACCTCGCCGAGACCGTCGTCCGGGTATGACGACGAGGTGAGGTAGCCCTCCGCCCCACCGACGGAGAAGGAGATGGTCTCCGACGGGCGCTTCTTCGGCAGCCGCTTGCGCACCGGTCGGTACTCGACCACCTTTTCCACGACCTTCTCGACGGCGGCCGGCACCGACTCCACCGACACGGCGGCGTTCCTGTCCTTCTTCGCCACCGACAGTGGCTGGCCGACCTTGCAGTTGTCGCGGTAGATCGCCAGCGCCTTGAGACCGAGCCGCCAGCCCTCGAAGTAGATCTTCTCGACGTCCTCGACGGTGGCCTGCTCCGGCATGTTGACCGTCTTGGAGATGGCGCCGGAGATGAACGGCTGGACGGCGGCCATCATCCGTACGTGACCCATCGGGGCGATGGACCGCTCACCCATCGCGCAGTCGAACACCGCGTAGTGCTCCGGCTTGAGACCGGGAGCGTCCACCACGTGACCGTGCTCGGCGATGTGCTCGACGATCGCCTCGACCTGCTCCTCCGGATAGCCGAGGCTGCGCAGGGCACGCGGCACGGTCTGGTTGACGATCTGCATCGAACCGCCACCGACCAGCTTCTTGAACTTGACCAACGCCAGATCCGGCTCGACTCCGGTGGTGTCGCAGTCCATCATCAGGCCGATGGTGCCGGTCGGCGCCAGGACGCTGGCCTGCGAGTTGCGCCAGCCGTTCCGGTCGCCGATCTTGTTGCCGAGGGACCACTGACGGGTGGCCTCACGCTGCACCGCGGTGGCGACGGTGCCGGAAGGCTTGATCTCGTCGTTCGCGGCGGCGTGCTTGCGCATGACCCGCTTGTGCGGCTCCGCGTTGCGGGCGTAGCCGTCGTACGCGCCGACGATGCCCGCCAGTTCGGCGGAGCGCCGGTACGCGGTACCGGTCATCAGCGAGGTGATCGCCGCGGCCAACGACCGCCCCTGGTCCGAGCTGTACGGCAGCCCGGAGGCCATCAGCAGTGCACCGAGGTTGGCGTACCCGATGCCGAGCTGTCGGTACGCACGGGTGGTCGCACCGATCTTCTCGGTGGGGAAGTCGGCGAAGCAGATCGAGATGTCCATCGCGGTGATGACCAGTTCGACCGACCGGACGAACTTCGCCACCTCGAAGCCCCCGTCGGCGCGGAGGAACCTCATCAGGTTGAGCGAGGCCAGGTTGCACGAGGAGTTGTCCAGGTGCAGGTACTCCGAGCAGGGGTTCGACGCGGTGATCCGCCCGGTTTCCGGGCAGGTGTGCCAGTCGTTGATGGTGTCGTCGTACTGGAGCCCCGGGTCGGCGCACTCCCAGGCGGCCTGCGAGATGGTCCGGAACAGCGGCTTCGCGTCGATCGTGTCGATCACCGTGCCGTCGAGTCGGCCACGCAGGTCGAAGGTGCCACCGCTCTGCACCGCCGCCATGAACTCGTCGGTGACCCGGACCGAGTTGTTGGCGTTCTGGTACTGCACACTGACGATGTCCGCGCCGCCCAGGTCCATGTCGAAACCGGCGTCCCGCAGCGCCCGGACCTTGTTTTCCTCGCGCGCCTTGGTGACCACGAACTCCTCGATGTCCGGGTGGTCGACGTCGAGGATGACCATCTTGGCCGCCCGCCGGGTCGCGCCGCCGGACTTGATGGTGCCGGCCGACGCGTCGGCGCCGCGCATGAAGCTGACCGGGCCGGAGGCGGTGCCACCGGAGGAGAGCAGTTCCTTCGAGGAGCGGATCCGGGACAGGTTGACCCCGGAGCCGGAGCCGCCCTTGAAGATCAGCCCCTCCTCCTTGTACCAGTCCAGGATGGAGTCCATCGAGTCGTCGACGGCGAGAATGAAACACGCGCTGACCTGCTGCGGCGAGGACGTACCCACGTTGAACCAGACCGGCGAGTTGAAGCTGAACACCTGGTGCAGCAGCATCCAGGTCAACTCGTGGGCGAAGATCTCGGCGTCGGCCGGGGTGGCGAAGTAGCCGTACTCCTCGCCGGCGGTGCGATAGGTGGCCACCACCCGGTCGATCAGCTGCCGCAGCGACCACTCCCGTTCCGGGGTTCCCACCGCACCCCGGAAGTACTTGGTGGTCACGATGTTGGCCGCGTTGACGCTCCAGTCCTGCGGGAACTCCACACCGCGCTGCTCGAAATTGATCGAGCCGTCCCGCCAGTTCGTCATCACGACGTCCCGGCGCTCCCAGGTCACCTCGTCGTACGGGTGGACCCCCTCGGTGGTCCACACCCGCTCGACCTTCAGGCCCGCCCCCGCCTTGCTCCTGGACTTGCTTGTTGTCACACCGTCCCCCGGCATCTCATCCACCCCTCGTCCGCGCACCACGCGCGGCCCTGTCAAACCGTCCGCGCAGCGCGCGGACCTCTCACACCCGTCCGCGCTCCATGCGCGGCCCTGCCATACCCCGCGCTCCATGCGCGGCCCTTGTCACATCCGCGCTCCACGCGCGGCCCTGCCGTCACGGACTACCCAACCCAGGTGGTACGACCGACGGCCCAGGTGCCACGACCGGCCGTACCGGCCGCCTCAGCCTCCCCCTCGGGTCTGTGCCGCAGTCCGTAACGTCTCGATCTCCCGCTCGAAGTCGGCGAGCGACTCGAACGACCGGTAGACGCTGGCGAACCGGAGGTAGGCCACCTCGTCCAGGTCCCGCAACGGGCCAAGGATGGCCAGCCCGACCTCGTGGCTGGGAAGCTCGGCGGCGCCCTTGGCCCGCACGGTCTCCTCGACCTTCTGCGCCAGCAGAGCGATGGAGTCGTCGTCGACGGGTCGGCCCTGGCACGCCTTGCGCACCCCACCGATGATCTTGGTCCGGCTGAAGGGCTCGGTGACCCCGCTGCGCTTGACGACCGCGAGGACCGCCTCCTCGACCGTGGTGAACCGTTTGCCGCACTCCGGGCAGGACCGCCGGCGACGGATCAGCTGACCGTCGTCGGCCTCCCGCGAGTCGACCACCCGGGAGTCGGGGTGCCGGCAGTACGGACACCGCATGGAGCCCGACCTCCTTCATCGACCTTGGGCCGAACCGAGCCGCACCCGGACACGCGCCGCCACGGCGGAGCCGTCCTTTCGACGGACTTCGCCGTGCCGGTGGGTGAAGTGCGGTCGGTAGTCAAACCCAACCTATAGGCAACTAGCGCTCAACGACTACTACATCTAGGGGTTGACGGTATGCCGCTGGGGAACTGAGGTCAAGTTGGCCGGCGTGTCCGGCGCGTCACCACCCAACCCGGCACCACCCCCGAGTGCCCAACCTCTCGCGCCCCCCTGTCGCTACAGGCGAGTCGGCCCGACTATCTCCCACCACCCGCGAACGGTTAGAACAAACGTTCGAGCCGACGTACTATTTACCAGACCGGAAATGCGACCAAGGCGAAATCCGCCCCGACACGCCGACCAAGGTCGTACAGATGTTTGAAGAAGTCTGATCTCACCTATACGGTCATGGACGACCGGTTCCGACGGGCTTCCGCCGCGAGCCGATCCACGAGCCGACGGGGCACCCAAGCGCCGATCAGGGAGGACGGACGTGACCAAGGACCGGGCCAACCGGCCGAAGAACCCGCAGCAGATCACCGAAGCGGGTACGCGCCGCGGACGTGCCACCCGTGGCCGCACCGGTTCACCCGCTGTGCGCCCGGTCACGCCCGTCGTCGGTACGTACCCCGAACCGGCGACGATCGACCTGACCGCCCGACAGCGCCGGATCCTGGAGTTCATCCGCACCTGGGTGGAGCGGCACGGCTACCCGCCGAGCGTGCGCGAGATCGGCGAGGCCGTCGGTCTGGTGTCGCCGTCCAGCGTCGCCTACCAACTCAAGGAGTTGGAGAAGAAGGGCTTCCTGCGCCGCGACCCGAACCGGCCGCGCGCCGTTGACGTCCGGCCCCCCGGCGACCCACTCGACGACGAGGCGACGCGCTCCCACCGACCGACTCCGGCGTACGTACCGATGCTGGGCCGGATCGCCGCCGGTGGTCCGATCCTCGCCGAACAGGCCGTCGAGGACGTCTTCCCACTCCCCCGCGAACTGGTCGGGGAGGGAGAGGTCTTCATGCTGCAGGTCAAGGGCGACTCGATGCTGGACGCCGCGATCTGCGACGGCGACTGGGTGGTCGTCCGGCAGCAGCCCACCGCCGAATCTGGCGACATCGTGGCAGCCATGCTGGACGGCGAGGCAACGGTGAAGACCTACCGCCGGCGGGACGGGCACGTCTGGCTGATGCCGCAGAACCCGGCGTTCGACCCGATCCCTGGCGACGACGCCACCATCATGGGCCGAGTCGTCACGGTGCTGCGCCGCATCTGACCGGATCAGGCGTTCCGAACGACCGACCGGGTGCCGCATCTGACCGGAGCGGCGCACCGACCAACCGACCCGATGCCGCGCCTGCCCGGATCACGGTGGCCTGAACGGCCGCCGCGCGGTCGCCCCGTAAGTGCGTCAGTAGCGGTCGCCGTAGTGGCCACGTCCGCCGCCGGTCGCCGGGCCGTGACCGCCGGTCCGGCCCTCGGCCGGTCC
Protein-coding regions in this window:
- the lexA gene encoding transcriptional repressor LexA → MTKDRANRPKNPQQITEAGTRRGRATRGRTGSPAVRPVTPVVGTYPEPATIDLTARQRRILEFIRTWVERHGYPPSVREIGEAVGLVSPSSVAYQLKELEKKGFLRRDPNRPRAVDVRPPGDPLDDEATRSHRPTPAYVPMLGRIAAGGPILAEQAVEDVFPLPRELVGEGEVFMLQVKGDSMLDAAICDGDWVVVRQQPTAESGDIVAAMLDGEATVKTYRRRDGHVWLMPQNPAFDPIPGDDATIMGRVVTVLRRI
- the nrdR gene encoding transcriptional regulator NrdR, translated to MRCPYCRHPDSRVVDSREADDGQLIRRRRSCPECGKRFTTVEEAVLAVVKRSGVTEPFSRTKIIGGVRKACQGRPVDDDSIALLAQKVEETVRAKGAAELPSHEVGLAILGPLRDLDEVAYLRFASVYRSFESLADFEREIETLRTAAQTRGGG
- a CDS encoding vitamin B12-dependent ribonucleotide reductase — translated: MPGDGVTTSKSRSKAGAGLKVERVWTTEGVHPYDEVTWERRDVVMTNWRDGSINFEQRGVEFPQDWSVNAANIVTTKYFRGAVGTPEREWSLRQLIDRVVATYRTAGEEYGYFATPADAEIFAHELTWMLLHQVFSFNSPVWFNVGTSSPQQVSACFILAVDDSMDSILDWYKEEGLIFKGGSGSGVNLSRIRSSKELLSSGGTASGPVSFMRGADASAGTIKSGGATRRAAKMVILDVDHPDIEEFVVTKAREENKVRALRDAGFDMDLGGADIVSVQYQNANNSVRVTDEFMAAVQSGGTFDLRGRLDGTVIDTIDAKPLFRTISQAAWECADPGLQYDDTINDWHTCPETGRITASNPCSEYLHLDNSSCNLASLNLMRFLRADGGFEVAKFVRSVELVITAMDISICFADFPTEKIGATTRAYRQLGIGYANLGALLMASGLPYSSDQGRSLAAAITSLMTGTAYRRSAELAGIVGAYDGYARNAEPHKRVMRKHAAANDEIKPSGTVATAVQREATRQWSLGNKIGDRNGWRNSQASVLAPTGTIGLMMDCDTTGVEPDLALVKFKKLVGGGSMQIVNQTVPRALRSLGYPEEQVEAIVEHIAEHGHVVDAPGLKPEHYAVFDCAMGERSIAPMGHVRMMAAVQPFISGAISKTVNMPEQATVEDVEKIYFEGWRLGLKALAIYRDNCKVGQPLSVAKKDRNAAVSVESVPAAVEKVVEKVVEYRPVRKRLPKKRPSETISFSVGGAEGYLTSSSYPDDGLGEVFLKMSKQGSTLAGVMDAFSVAISIGLQHGVPLETYVSKFTNMRFEPAGMTDDPDVRMAASVMDYIFRRLALDFLPYERRAELGIFTAKERAAQLAAEAEVEANTADLTAMASSAPVETRPEEPKTGPVAQPAQELRDVAAALPAPSVGSSTELLEAVIGKAADAPLCFTCGTKMRPAGSCYVCEGCGSTSGCS